In a single window of the Antedon mediterranea chromosome 1, ecAntMedi1.1, whole genome shotgun sequence genome:
- the LOC140050522 gene encoding telomerase protein component 1-like isoform X1 produces MGCGASNATTGGYTILVSDTWNQVERTIEVRKRPNNKLVVKRSGWKTVRIFVSSTFRDFHAERETLIKEVFPDLRQWCESRRLHLVDCDLRWGVPVDSSTEETLRVCLGEIDRCYQDNIMPFFLNLTSVAMIQNLLSERCGWIPNPLEVPDSIVEEYRWVMGLSVTEMEIMHGAYRKDNLNSLFMLRDVSFLNNIPAKLKDDLVDVNPIAPEKLRVLKQMLKDRFHENQVNFYKCQYDGVDSDGKVELKGLDDFSKTVFQFFKTRIEEQYPLEEKTTDPYRQIMESHESFMRNRSASVLGRNDILEQIKEHIVSVGVDKALLLLGGPGTGKSSIMARVADVSVEKAISRDIPGSPDQGWHVFYHFVGAIPGSPDLEACLKRLLKELNIINESKMPKDLETTCQVACSALSNPNTKPVIIIIDALNQFDESKESTVLNWLPVKLAPQVRCVFSMIDDTPQHKTLKSRSSKPVELFVTPLDMESRKAIVVESLGKYNKKLDEEQMTSLLSKESSQNPLWLSIACEELRVYGLFEKLTKKIKSFPDGLLSLLESVLSRFEDESGGQLVVATLCLLECSKTGLLERELLMILGNPKNITPSKDVKKIKSDQTIKNPLAASNWARVYRVLKPFLRPFGDSGEGRLDFYHRSLSKAVRAKYFKQDSWKNIWWHTVLAKYFETIENMDRQSEEYPYHLTKCDDKEKLREYLKQWRVFHHFYHPEFSGELLAFWRTVGDKSELFDCYTESLENMNNNPNVDKEEISLHYEKVARVVMQSGDVDRCFNLLQSALALEDELGAQPMRMMQLYNVAATMHNERLTLHDFITKAMMPDLKECISFRRKAIRISEQLTERSEKYKYERAFSLMKLAFNLKTWFVLKGDNNLSAQEGFDLGVESLKEAKELYEELGDKGHVAECMMNEGLLLGEVDQEGALEIYRKAEVICIQTYGEVSVLSSRMFTNIAILLEEMNNYDEAYTYFKNGLSSKIQVFGDDHPQTGRLKRVLQEPAYQRLARQEQQQNQQR; encoded by the exons ATGGGATGTGGAGCATCCAATGCCACAACTGGTGGCTACACTATTCTAGTAAGTGACACATGGAATCAAGTGGAGAGAACAATCGAAGTTCGCAAACGACCAAACAACAAACTTGTTGTCAAACGATCAGGATGGAAGACCGTTCGGATATTCGTATCATCAACCTTCAGAGATTTCCACGCAGAAAGGGAAACACTGATTAAAGAG GTTTTCCCAGACCTACGTCAGTGGTGTGAGAGTAGAAGGCTACATCTTGTTGACTGCGATTTAAGATGG GGTGTGCCAGTCGATTCATCAACTGAGGAAACATTAAGGGTCTGTCTTGGTGAAATTGATCGTTGTTACCAAGACAACATCATGCCTTTTTTTCTGAACCTTACAAG TGTTGCTATGATTCAGAATTTGCTGTC tgAGAGGTGCGGATGGATACCAAATCCACTAGAAGTACCGGATTCAATTGTTGAGGAGTATCGTTGGGTAATGGGCCTGTCAGTTACGGAAATGGAAATCATGCATGGAGCATACAGGAAGGATAACTTAAACT CTTTGTTCATGTTGCGGGACGTTTCATTTCTCAACAACATTCCTGCAAAACTTAAAGATGATCTGGTTGATGTCAATCCTATTGCTCCAGAGAAACTCAGAGTCTTGAAACAGATGCTGAAAGATAGATTCCAT GAAAATCAGGTAAACTTTTACAAGTGCCAGTACGATGGTGTAGACAGTGATGGCAAAGTGGAGTTAAAAGGCCTTGATGACTTTTCAAAAACT GTGTTCCAGTTTTTTAAGACTCGTATAGAAGAGCAGTATCCTCTAGAAGAAAAGACGACAGATCCATATCGGCAAATCATGGAAAGTCATGAG TCGTTCATGCGGAACAGAAGTGCATCAGTACTTGGAAGGAATGATATTTTGGAGCAG ATCAAGGAGCATATTGTTAGTGTTGGTGTTGATAAGGCATTGTTGTTACTTGGAGGACCAGGTACAGGAAAGTCATCCATTATGGCAAGAGTAGCTGACGTCTCCGTGGAAAAGGCAATATCAAGAGATATTCCAGG ATCACCTGATCAAGGCTGGCATGTCTTCTACCATTTTGTTGGCGCCATTCCAGGATCACCTGATTTGGAAGCTTGCCTGAAACGACTTCTCAAAGAATTGAACATCATCAAT GAGAGCAAGATGCCGAAAGATTTGGAGACAACATGCCAAGTTGCTTGCAGTGCTTTGTCAAATCCAAACACAAAACCGGTGATCATTATTATTGACGCCCTAAACCAG TTTGATGAGTCAAAGGAGTCAACCGTTTTGAATTGGTTACCAGTCAAGTTAGCGCCGCAAGTTCGCTGTGTTTTCTCGATGATCGATGATACTCCGCAACACAAAACGCTCAAAAGTCGTTCTAGTAAACCAGTTGAGCTGTTTGTAACACCACTCGATATGGAATCAAGAAAG GCTATTGTTGTTGAGAGTCTTGGAAAATACAACAAGAAACTTGACGAAGAACAGATGACGAGTCTCTTGAGCAAAGAGTCATCCCAGAATCCTTTGTGGTTGTCAATTGCTTGCGAGGAGCTTCGTGTGTATGGACTCTTTGAGAAACtcactaaaaaaataaagagttTTCCTGATGGGTTGCTAAG TCTGCTTGAGAGTGTACTTAGTAGATTTGAAGATGAAAGCGGCGGGCAGCTTGTGGTTGCCACACTCTGTCTTCTGGAATGTTCCAAGACTGGTCTTCTAGAGAGGGAGCTGTTGATGATCCTAGGAAACCCAAAGAACATAACTCCTTCTAaagatgttaaaaaaattaaaagtg atCAGACAATCAAGAATCCACTAGCTGCGTCCAATTGGGCGAGAGTTTACCGTGTTCTCAAACCTTTCTTACGTCCATTTGGTGACAGTGGAGAAGGACGACTAGATTTTTATCATCGATCTCTAAGTAAAGCTGTTCGTGCAAA atattTCAAACAAGATTCATGGAAAAACATATGGTGGCACACGGTGTTGGCAAAGTACTTTGAGACTATTGAGAACATGGACAGACAGAGTGAGGAGTATCCCTACCATCTCACCAAATGTGACGATAAAGAAAAGCTAAGAGAGTACCTGAAACAATGGAGAGTATTCCATCACTTTTACCATCCAGAGTTCAGTGGAGAGCTACTGGCCTTCTGGAGGACT GTTGGTGATAAGAGCGAATTGTTTGATTGCTATACAGAGAGTTTGGAGAACATGAATAACAACCCAAATGTTGACAAGGAAGAGATTTCCTTACACTATGAAAAGGTTGCCAGAGTTGT CATGCAGTCAGGAGATGTGGATAGATGTTTTAACTTACTCCAGAGTGCATTGGCTTTGGAAGATGAATTAGGGGCTCAACCAATGAGAATGATGCAACTCTACAACGTTGCTGCTACCATGCATAATGAG AGATTAACACTTCACGACTTCATCACCAAGGCTATGATGCCTGACCTAAAAGAATGTATTAGTTTTAGGAGAAAAGCAATTAGAATAAGTGAACAGCTTACAGAACGATCAGAAAAATACAAG TATGAACGTGCATTTTCATTGATGAAGTTGGCATTCAATCTGAAAACGTGGTTTGTCTTGAAAGGAGACAACAACTTATCAGCCCAAGAGGGCTTTGACCTTGGTGTAGAAAGCCTGAAAGAAGCTAAGGAGCTTTATGAGGAG cTTGGAGACAAAGGTCATGTTGCTGAGTGTATGATGAACGAAGGACTTCTTTTGGGAGAGGTGGACCAAGAGGGAGCATTGGAG ataTACAGGAAAGCTGAAGTGATCTGTATTCAGACATACGGTGAGGTCAGCGTTCTGTCCAGTCGAATGTTCACAAATATCGCAATCCTTCTTGAGGAAATGAACAACTACGATGAAGCATACACATATTTTAAGAATGGTCTGTCCAGCAAGATTCAAGTGTTTGGAGATGACCATCCACAGACTGGACGTCTCAAGAGAGTCCTGCAAGAGCCAGCCTACCAGAGACTCGCAAGACAGGAACAGCAACAGAATCAGCAGCGTTGA
- the LOC140050522 gene encoding telomerase protein component 1-like isoform X2 — MGCGASNATTGGYTILVSDTWNQVERTIEVRKRPNNKLVVKRSGWKTVRIFVSSTFRDFHAERETLIKEVFPDLRQWCESRRLHLVDCDLRWGVPVDSSTEETLRVCLGEIDRCYQDNIMPFFLNLTSERCGWIPNPLEVPDSIVEEYRWVMGLSVTEMEIMHGAYRKDNLNSLFMLRDVSFLNNIPAKLKDDLVDVNPIAPEKLRVLKQMLKDRFHENQVNFYKCQYDGVDSDGKVELKGLDDFSKTVFQFFKTRIEEQYPLEEKTTDPYRQIMESHESFMRNRSASVLGRNDILEQIKEHIVSVGVDKALLLLGGPGTGKSSIMARVADVSVEKAISRDIPGSPDQGWHVFYHFVGAIPGSPDLEACLKRLLKELNIINESKMPKDLETTCQVACSALSNPNTKPVIIIIDALNQFDESKESTVLNWLPVKLAPQVRCVFSMIDDTPQHKTLKSRSSKPVELFVTPLDMESRKAIVVESLGKYNKKLDEEQMTSLLSKESSQNPLWLSIACEELRVYGLFEKLTKKIKSFPDGLLSLLESVLSRFEDESGGQLVVATLCLLECSKTGLLERELLMILGNPKNITPSKDVKKIKSDQTIKNPLAASNWARVYRVLKPFLRPFGDSGEGRLDFYHRSLSKAVRAKYFKQDSWKNIWWHTVLAKYFETIENMDRQSEEYPYHLTKCDDKEKLREYLKQWRVFHHFYHPEFSGELLAFWRTVGDKSELFDCYTESLENMNNNPNVDKEEISLHYEKVARVVMQSGDVDRCFNLLQSALALEDELGAQPMRMMQLYNVAATMHNERLTLHDFITKAMMPDLKECISFRRKAIRISEQLTERSEKYKYERAFSLMKLAFNLKTWFVLKGDNNLSAQEGFDLGVESLKEAKELYEELGDKGHVAECMMNEGLLLGEVDQEGALEIYRKAEVICIQTYGEVSVLSSRMFTNIAILLEEMNNYDEAYTYFKNGLSSKIQVFGDDHPQTGRLKRVLQEPAYQRLARQEQQQNQQR; from the exons ATGGGATGTGGAGCATCCAATGCCACAACTGGTGGCTACACTATTCTAGTAAGTGACACATGGAATCAAGTGGAGAGAACAATCGAAGTTCGCAAACGACCAAACAACAAACTTGTTGTCAAACGATCAGGATGGAAGACCGTTCGGATATTCGTATCATCAACCTTCAGAGATTTCCACGCAGAAAGGGAAACACTGATTAAAGAG GTTTTCCCAGACCTACGTCAGTGGTGTGAGAGTAGAAGGCTACATCTTGTTGACTGCGATTTAAGATGG GGTGTGCCAGTCGATTCATCAACTGAGGAAACATTAAGGGTCTGTCTTGGTGAAATTGATCGTTGTTACCAAGACAACATCATGCCTTTTTTTCTGAACCTTACAAG tgAGAGGTGCGGATGGATACCAAATCCACTAGAAGTACCGGATTCAATTGTTGAGGAGTATCGTTGGGTAATGGGCCTGTCAGTTACGGAAATGGAAATCATGCATGGAGCATACAGGAAGGATAACTTAAACT CTTTGTTCATGTTGCGGGACGTTTCATTTCTCAACAACATTCCTGCAAAACTTAAAGATGATCTGGTTGATGTCAATCCTATTGCTCCAGAGAAACTCAGAGTCTTGAAACAGATGCTGAAAGATAGATTCCAT GAAAATCAGGTAAACTTTTACAAGTGCCAGTACGATGGTGTAGACAGTGATGGCAAAGTGGAGTTAAAAGGCCTTGATGACTTTTCAAAAACT GTGTTCCAGTTTTTTAAGACTCGTATAGAAGAGCAGTATCCTCTAGAAGAAAAGACGACAGATCCATATCGGCAAATCATGGAAAGTCATGAG TCGTTCATGCGGAACAGAAGTGCATCAGTACTTGGAAGGAATGATATTTTGGAGCAG ATCAAGGAGCATATTGTTAGTGTTGGTGTTGATAAGGCATTGTTGTTACTTGGAGGACCAGGTACAGGAAAGTCATCCATTATGGCAAGAGTAGCTGACGTCTCCGTGGAAAAGGCAATATCAAGAGATATTCCAGG ATCACCTGATCAAGGCTGGCATGTCTTCTACCATTTTGTTGGCGCCATTCCAGGATCACCTGATTTGGAAGCTTGCCTGAAACGACTTCTCAAAGAATTGAACATCATCAAT GAGAGCAAGATGCCGAAAGATTTGGAGACAACATGCCAAGTTGCTTGCAGTGCTTTGTCAAATCCAAACACAAAACCGGTGATCATTATTATTGACGCCCTAAACCAG TTTGATGAGTCAAAGGAGTCAACCGTTTTGAATTGGTTACCAGTCAAGTTAGCGCCGCAAGTTCGCTGTGTTTTCTCGATGATCGATGATACTCCGCAACACAAAACGCTCAAAAGTCGTTCTAGTAAACCAGTTGAGCTGTTTGTAACACCACTCGATATGGAATCAAGAAAG GCTATTGTTGTTGAGAGTCTTGGAAAATACAACAAGAAACTTGACGAAGAACAGATGACGAGTCTCTTGAGCAAAGAGTCATCCCAGAATCCTTTGTGGTTGTCAATTGCTTGCGAGGAGCTTCGTGTGTATGGACTCTTTGAGAAACtcactaaaaaaataaagagttTTCCTGATGGGTTGCTAAG TCTGCTTGAGAGTGTACTTAGTAGATTTGAAGATGAAAGCGGCGGGCAGCTTGTGGTTGCCACACTCTGTCTTCTGGAATGTTCCAAGACTGGTCTTCTAGAGAGGGAGCTGTTGATGATCCTAGGAAACCCAAAGAACATAACTCCTTCTAaagatgttaaaaaaattaaaagtg atCAGACAATCAAGAATCCACTAGCTGCGTCCAATTGGGCGAGAGTTTACCGTGTTCTCAAACCTTTCTTACGTCCATTTGGTGACAGTGGAGAAGGACGACTAGATTTTTATCATCGATCTCTAAGTAAAGCTGTTCGTGCAAA atattTCAAACAAGATTCATGGAAAAACATATGGTGGCACACGGTGTTGGCAAAGTACTTTGAGACTATTGAGAACATGGACAGACAGAGTGAGGAGTATCCCTACCATCTCACCAAATGTGACGATAAAGAAAAGCTAAGAGAGTACCTGAAACAATGGAGAGTATTCCATCACTTTTACCATCCAGAGTTCAGTGGAGAGCTACTGGCCTTCTGGAGGACT GTTGGTGATAAGAGCGAATTGTTTGATTGCTATACAGAGAGTTTGGAGAACATGAATAACAACCCAAATGTTGACAAGGAAGAGATTTCCTTACACTATGAAAAGGTTGCCAGAGTTGT CATGCAGTCAGGAGATGTGGATAGATGTTTTAACTTACTCCAGAGTGCATTGGCTTTGGAAGATGAATTAGGGGCTCAACCAATGAGAATGATGCAACTCTACAACGTTGCTGCTACCATGCATAATGAG AGATTAACACTTCACGACTTCATCACCAAGGCTATGATGCCTGACCTAAAAGAATGTATTAGTTTTAGGAGAAAAGCAATTAGAATAAGTGAACAGCTTACAGAACGATCAGAAAAATACAAG TATGAACGTGCATTTTCATTGATGAAGTTGGCATTCAATCTGAAAACGTGGTTTGTCTTGAAAGGAGACAACAACTTATCAGCCCAAGAGGGCTTTGACCTTGGTGTAGAAAGCCTGAAAGAAGCTAAGGAGCTTTATGAGGAG cTTGGAGACAAAGGTCATGTTGCTGAGTGTATGATGAACGAAGGACTTCTTTTGGGAGAGGTGGACCAAGAGGGAGCATTGGAG ataTACAGGAAAGCTGAAGTGATCTGTATTCAGACATACGGTGAGGTCAGCGTTCTGTCCAGTCGAATGTTCACAAATATCGCAATCCTTCTTGAGGAAATGAACAACTACGATGAAGCATACACATATTTTAAGAATGGTCTGTCCAGCAAGATTCAAGTGTTTGGAGATGACCATCCACAGACTGGACGTCTCAAGAGAGTCCTGCAAGAGCCAGCCTACCAGAGACTCGCAAGACAGGAACAGCAACAGAATCAGCAGCGTTGA
- the LOC140050388 gene encoding zinc finger CCCH domain-containing protein 10-like, translating into MADNNDNSDVCRDYLRNVCARGKNCKYRHPENDIPTETVSVFCHDYQNRECRRMNCKFIHCSREEEEYYRETGKLPPGVEDNRHGNTYDPDEIPICRDYLKGDCTRGMKCKYRHISQGDYEYEQRMRRRMKMMNSYDRPPSYDEYEYDRMRRRYSGGYDMYGYDRIGGGGRDNNTRELEDENYALRKRVEELKKKVTDLTAANEVLLDQNACLRTQRMGGQASAVKSQAPHSLNNSTILSHATPSTPAMIIGQTTAITQDATAVALAEQNQLLAPAGLTSSLTTGLTTVSMGSAMAPQVQVPLSVPTSMVSYPIVSQGIHNALTQSSMSR; encoded by the coding sequence ATGGCTGACAATAATGACAACAGTGATGTTTGCCGCGACTACCTGCGCAATGTGTGCGCGCGCGGCAAAAACTGCAAATATAGGCATCCTGAGAACGACATTCCAACTGAGACTGTATCAGTGTTTTGTCACGATTACCAGAACAGAGAATGTAGACGCATGAATTGTAAGTTTATTCATTGCTCTAGAGAAGAGGAAGAATATTACCGTGAAACGGGAAAACTTCCTCCCGGCGTTGAAGATAACCGACATGGTAACACCTATGACCCTGATGAAATCCCAATCTGTCGAGATTATTTGAAAGGAGACTGTACTCGCGGAATGAAATGCAAGTACAGACACATAAGCCAAGGGGATTATGAATATGAGCAGCGAATGCGCCGTAGAATGAAAATGATGAATTCGTATGATCGCCCACCAAGCTACGACGAATACGAGTATGATCGCATGCGGCGTCGCTATTCAGGAGGTTACGATATGTATGGCTACGATAGAATAGGCGGCGGTGGTAGGGACAACAACACTCGTGAACTCGAAGACGAAAATTATGCTCTTCGCAAGCGCGTTGAAGAACTTAAAAAGAAAGTCACTGACTTAACTGCGGCAAATGAAGTTCTACTCGATCAAAACGCTTGTTTGAGGACGCAGCGAATGGGAGGGCAGGCTTCTGCTGTGAAAAGTCAAGCGCCTCATTCACTGAACAACTCGACGATTTTGTCTCATGCAACGCCCTCAACCCCTGCTATGATCATAGGTCAGACCACGGCCATCACACAGGATGCCACTGCTGTAGCACTAGCTGAGCAGAATCAACTGCTAGCACCTGCAGGCCTTACTAGTAGCTTGACCACTGGTCTGACCACAGTGTCAATGGGGTCTGCCATGGCACCTCAGGTCCAAGTGCCTCTTAGTGTTCCAACATCAATGGTATCTTACCCAATAGTGTCGCAGGGGATCCACAATGCCCTTACCCAAAGTTCTATGAGCAGATAA